DNA from Sulfodiicoccus acidiphilus:
GAGTCGGACTCCCTGTCCACTATTGTGACGTAGCCGTACTGATCCATGGTGGCGAGATCGCCAGTGTGGAGCCACCCGCCCCTCCAGAGCCTCTCCGTCCTCTCTGGGTCCTTGTAGTACTCCTTCGTCAGCCAGGGCGCCCTAACCACGACCTCCCCTACCGTCTTGCCATCGTGGGGTACATCATTCATGTTCTCGTCCACCACCCTGAGCTCCACCAGAGGTACGGGGGTGCCGGCGGAGATGGAGCACCTGAACTTGGTCTCCTCGTCTGCGTCCTTCAGCTCTGCGTTGTAGACGCCTATGGTGAGGACAGGGCAGGTCTCGGATAGACCGTACCCTCCCACTGTGGTGATCCCCATCTCCTTTGCCTTCGCTGCGAGTCCCCGAGGGAGCGCCATGCCTCCTATCGTGATCCTCATCCCCTTGAGGTATTGGGCATACTCCTTCACTCCAGGGTGGTTAAGTATCATGTAAAGGATCGTAGGAACCATGGCCGAGTAAGTGACGCCCTCTCTCTTAATGAGCTCCAATATCCTCGGCACCTCGTACTTCCCCGGAAGGACGTACTTGGAACCCACCGTCACGGCCACGTATGGCATCCCCCACGCGTGGACGTGGAACATGGGGACCAATATCATGTATACGTCCCTTTGGGTCAGCGCCAGTGGGTCGCTCCTCCCGGCCAGGGCCACAGACTGCGCGTGCAGCACCAGTTGCCTGTGGGTGAACCACACCCCCTTCGGCATACCCGTGGTTCCAGAAGTGTAGAACATGGTGGCCCTGGTCTCCTCCGGTAGCTCTGGGAAGTCGTACTTCGGACCCGAAAGTAGGTCAGAGTATTGGTGAGCCTCAAGTGACGTCCTGGCCTTTCCATCGTCGCTGTACACTATCCACCCCTTCACGAAGGAGAAGGCGTCCTTGAACTTCTCTATCAAAGGTAGGAACTCGTCCCTCACTATTACGTAGCTGTCGTCGGCGTGTTTCATGGTGTAGAGCACCACCTCCGGCGGGTACCTCACGTTCACCGTGTGGAGGGTGGCCCCCATCATGGGTACGGCGAAGTAGAGCTCCATGTACCTCATTGTGTCCCAGTCTATCACAGCCACCACGTCACCTTGTCTCACTCCCACGTCGTGGAGGCCTTGGGCGAGCCTAGCCACCCTCTCCCTGAACTGAGAGAGTGTGTACCGCTCGTCCTTGTACACCACCTCGGTGTTGGGGTTCCTGGAGACCGCTGAATCGAGGAGGGACTTGATGTTCAACTGGTAATCGTACGCCATGCGGCGCTTTAGTGAGCTGGGTTTAAAATGTTTGATTATGAGCAATTTCCTCGCTTCTCTCCTTCGTCTCTTCCTCGCTTAAACTACTTTGAGCTGGGATAGAGAGTTTAACCTCGGCTTCCGTTCCACTGAGGTGGACTCTCCGATAAAGTTAAAGTGTATGGCCGTGAGCTCCCACTATGAACGTCGTTGTTTTGGTGGACAGTCTGTTGCGTAGGACTTATCCGACAGACTTAGTTGCCCAGGTCGGGGGAGAGAAGGTCTTTCAGTTCCTCACGGAGGATCCCTTCTACATCTCCTTGAGGAGGGAGGGGGTGAGCGTAGTGAGGGGCAGGGCGCCGACGGCAGACGTGGAGGTGGAGGGGCCGTCGTCGGTCGTCGAGGACGTCGTCCAGGGTAAGGTCAGCCCCGTCGACGCGGTGCTCAGCGGGGCCCTGAAGGTTAGGGGTGACCTCGCGGCCGCGGGTAGGCTAGCCTCAGTGGTGAGGAGGGTGATGTGATGAAGGTCGTGGTGGTAGGGGCTGGGGAGATGGGCCACGGCATAGCTGAGGTCTTCGCAATCGCCGGCCACTCCGTCGGAATGGTCGACGTTAAGCGGGAGTTCCTAGAGAAGGGATTGGGGAGGATAAGGGAGAGTCTGTCAAAGCTGGAGGAGAAGGGCAGACTCAAGGAACCCTCCTCGGTCGTTGTGGCCAGGATCTCGACGTCCACCGACCTGGAGGCTGCTGTGAGAGACGCGGACTTCGTGGTTGAGGCGGTTCCCGAGGTGGTGGATCTCAAGAGGGACGTGTTCAGGAGGCTCGACTCGTCGACGAGGCCCGACGCTATTCTGGCCTCCAACACGTCGAACATAAGGATCACCACCTTGGCGGAGGCCACCTCTCACCCGGAGAGGGTGGTGGGAATGCACTTCTTCAACCCCGCAGTTGTGATGCAGTTGGTCGAGGTAATAAGGGGAGAGAGGACTAGCGAAGACGCGGTTCAGAGGACGGTTGAAGTGACGAAGAACATAGGAAAGGTCCCAGTAGTGGTGAGGAAGGACGTGCCAGGGTTCATAGTTAACAGGATAAACGCTGCTGAGACACTCTTCTTCTGCCTCCTCGTCCAGAGGGGGATCAATGTCCAGGACGTGGACTCCACGGCCCGGGCCCAGGGACTACCCATGGGTCCATACGAGCTCATGGACTTCGTTGGGATAGACGTGGCCTACCACTCGCTGGAGTACTTCGCTAAGGAGGTCTCGCCAGATTACGGGCAATGCACTGTCCTCAGGGACATGGTGAACTCTGGCTCACTCGGGAAGAAGAGCGGTAGGGGCTTCTACGACTGGTCCAAGGGAAGGCCGGAGGTGAGGGGGAACCCAGGTACGTTGGATTTAGCAGACGTCATCGCGATAGAGATAAACGAGGCGGTGAAGCTCGTCGAGATGGGGGTGGCCTCTCCCCAGGACGTGGAGACCGCAGTGAAGTTGGGGATGAACAGACCCTTCGGTCCGATCTCGGCGGCCAAGGCCTTCAGGAGCTCCGAGGTGGCCGAGAGGTTGGAGAGGATATCTAGAGAGCTCAACTCTACCGTGTTCTCCCCCGCCCAATCCATAAGGGAGGGCAGGATGAGGGACGTCCTTGAGGGGAGGGTGCAACAACCCACCACCGACGCCGTGAGACTGGAGAGGATGGGTAAGGTGGCGTTGCTGAAGATCAACAGGCCAAGGCTGAACCTCATAAACGGAGAGGTCATAGAGGCGCTGGACAGGGCGATCGAGCAGCTCTGGAGCGACCAGTCCGTGACGGTGGTTCTGGTGACCGGTGAGGGAGAGAACACCTCCGCCGGCGCCGAGCTCTCCTCTTTCTTCAGGGACCCGTTCCAATTCCTGGAGTTCGGGAGGAAGGGAGAGAGGACGTTCAGGAAGCTATCCGAGATTCCAAAGGTGACCGTGGCCCTGATGAAGGGCTACGTGCTTGGAGGAGGGTTAGAGCTTTCCCTGGCCTGCGACATAAGGCTGGCCACAGAGGACGCGCAGGTGGGTTTCCCCGAGGTCGGACTTGGCCTAGTGCCGGGGTGGGGAGGCACGCAGAGGCTGGCGAGACTGATCGGTGCCAGCAGGGCCCTCTTCTACGTCCTCACGACAGAGAGGATGAGTGGCAAACAGGCGGCGGAGATGGGCTTGGTGAACAGGATCGTGAAGGACGAGGAGGAGGCCCTCAAGTTCGCTTCGGAGTTGTCGGATCGCGTGGCCCCGGTGGCTGCCGCCCTAGCCAAGAGGTTGATAAACAAGGCCGCCGAAGTTCCGTCCGACGTTGGCCTCGAGATGGAGTCCTTCGCCTCCGGGGTGCTCTTCGGCACCGAGGACCTCAAGGAGGGGATCTCGGCCTTCATGCAGAAGAGGAAACCTCAGTTCAAGGGGAGGTAAGTGGACGTTTACGTGGTGGACTTCCTCAGGACCGCCTACTCGAGGTCCAGGCCCAACCAACCGGAGAGGGACGTGTTCAACTCCATCAGGATGGACGAGGCCATGGCGGAGCTCATAAAGGCCTCCCTCAGGAGGACTAGCGTGGACCCCAAGGACGTTGGCGACGTGATAGTTGGGTGCGCGCTGCAGGTGGGGGAGAATTGGAGCTTCGGTGGAAGGCACCCAGTACTCCTGGCAGGACTACCTCCAGAAGTGCCGAGCTTCGCCCTCGATAGACAGTGCGCCTCATCCATGAACGCTGTGTCCGTGGGGGCAATGGAGATAGCCACAGGTAACTCGGACGTGGTGCTAGCGGGTGGGTACGAACACATGACTCACGTCCCCATGGTGAACAACCCACACTTCGAGCCCAACTACAGGCTGTTGACTAGGCCAGAGTACCTCAAGTATCAGATGAGCTCAGGATACGTCATGGGACTAACGGCGGAGAACCTTGCTCAAGAGAGCGGGATAAGTAGGGAGGAAATGGACAGGTTCTCCCTAAGGAGCCACAGGCTAGCCCACAAGTACACCGAGGAGGGGTGGTTCAGGGAGGAGATCCTGCCCCTCGAGGTGGAGCACGAGGGGAAGCTGATAAAGGTTGACAGGGACCAGAGCATAAGGCCCGACACAAGCGTGGAGAAGCTGGCCGAGCTTCAACCCGCGTTCAAGCCAGGAGGGGTGATCACTGCGGGCAACTCCGCTCCATACAACGCGGGGGCGTCGCTGGTCATGTTGGCCTCGGAGGCCAAGGTCAACCAGTACGGCCTCAAGCCCCTGGCCAGAATCAGGGCGACGGCCTGGGCGGGGGTTCCTCCTCACGTCATGGGCAAGGGGCCTGTTCCGGCCAGCAGGAAGGCCCTGCAGAGGGCCGGGTTGAAGGTGGACGACGTGGACTTCTGGGAGATCAACGAGGCGTTCGCGGTGGTAGTGCTTTACGCTCTGAGGGAGCTCAACGTTCCAGAGGAGAGGGTGAACGTCCACGGCGGCGCAATCGCCATAGGCCACCCACTGGGAGCCACCGGAGCGAGGCTGGTGGGGACGCTGTCTAGAACCCTCCACGAAAGGAAAGGTGGGACGGGGGTGGCGACGCTGTGCGTGGGTGGAGGACAGGGTTTCTCCATCGTTCTTGAGGGGGTGTGACGTGTGATACCCGAGAACTTGGACGAACTCAGGAGCAAGGCGAGGGAGTTCGCGATCCGCGAGTTCACGGAGGACAGGATCAGGAAGTACGAGGAAGAGGAGAAGTACCCGGAGGAGATAAGGAGGAAAGCGTTCGAGGCCGGCTTCCTTAACATGAACGATCCGTGGGGGATGTTGGTGGCCATGGAGGAGTTCTGCAGGGTCGATCCAGGGCTTGGGATATCGGCTCTAAGTGCAGCCTTCGGTTCCGAGGTAATCATGCTCTTCGGTAGCGACTACCTGAAGAGGAAGTACCTAGAACCGGTGCTAAGGGGGGAGAAGATAAGTGGGTTCGCTGTCACCGAACCGTCGGCGGGAAGTGACGTCGCTGGTATAAAGAGCAGGTTGGAGAGGAGAGGTAAGGGGTGGATCCTGAACGGAGAAAAGATATTCATCACCAACGGGACCGTGGCCGACCACTTCTACGTCCTCGCCAGGAGTTCTCCACCTCCCTCCCCTGAGAAGAGACATCACGGGATGACGATGGTGGTGGTGGAGTCCTCGTGGCCTGGGTTCGAGGCAACCCAGATGAAGGGTAAGTTGGGCATGAGGGCAACCAGCACAGCTCACATAAAGTTTCACGACGTAGAGGTCCCAGAGGAGAACGTCATAGGGGAGGAGGGGAAGGGATTCTACTACGTCATGACGTTCTTCGACATAAGTAGGATACACGTCGCCACGCAAGCCCTCGGGATAGCCCAGGGTGCACTCGACTCCTTCGTGGAGTACGTGGTGAGCAACGGCCTAGGGAACAGGGAGAGCTACCAGTTCGCCATAGCAGAAGCTGCCACTAGGGTCCACGCCGCGAGGCTCCTCACCTACGACGCGGCGGATAGGTTGTTCAGGTTCTCCCCCGATCCCGTGAGGACAAGCATGGCCAAGTATTTCGCGGGAGAAACTGCAGTTCACGTCACAGACTTGGCGCTTAGGTACACTGGGCTTAGGGGCCTGACCAGTAGACTCGAAAAGTTCTACAGGGATGCCAAGATCGAGGAGATCTGGGAGGGAACTAACGAGGTCGAGAAGCTCGTGATATCTAGGATGCTTCTGAAGGGGAAGAGGTGATCGAGACGTTCACGGAAGATCAGTTACTTCTGAGGAGCACGGCCAAGGAGTTCGCAGAGAGAGAACTCTCCCATAGGGCGGAAAGGGTGGAGGCCGAGGGGGTGGACGCCGAGCTCAGGGAGAAGTTGGCCTCGGCAGGTTTCCTAGGTGCAACCGTCCCCTCCAAGTACGGAGGGGCGGAGCTCGACAGCGTAGGGTTCATGTTGGCGTTGCAGGAAATGGCCAAGGTGTCCCCCACTACCGCGCTCTTCGTCCTCATACAGAACTTCGCGGGGAGGGCGCTGGCCACGGCCAAGTTGGGAGATTCGTTTCTCCCCGACGTAGTGTCTGGGAAGTTAGTCGCTACGGTGTCGCTCGAGGACGCCCTAGGACAAGGGGAACCCCTGAGGGTCGAAGGAGATAGGGTGAGGGGAGAGAGGAACTACCTCCTGCTACCGAAAGCGGACGTGGTGTTAGTCCAGGGACCAAAGCTGTTGATAGCGTTAACGGAGGGGATCCGAGAGGTGAAGAGGGAAGTTAGCCTGGGCTTCAGGGGTCTGGGGCTCTCGAAGGTTGTGGTTGACTCTCCTCTGAGGACCTTCACGGAGGTGGATGGAGACTTCCTGGGAAACCTGCTCTACGGAGCTTCGCTGGAAGTTGCCGCTATAGCCCTCGGGATGGCACAGGGTGCGCTGCAGAGGGCGATCGACTACGCGAGGTCTAGGAGGGCGTTCAATGCCCTGCTCGCGGAGTTTCAGCCCCTGGCCTTCGAGTTACTTCAGTACGATTCGGAAGTGAGGGCGATTGAGAGGTTCGTCTACTCAGTTGAGAAGGACTCGATCGAGGCCGGGGAGGCCAAGCTCATGGCCTTGGACCTAGCCCGGAGGACGGCCAGGATGTCGCTACAAGTCCACGGAGGGTACGGCTACTTTGAGTACACAGGAGTGGAGAAGTTCTACAGGGACTCCGCCGCCTTGGAATCGCTGACCACCCACTACCTCGGGGAAAGGGCCAGGTTAGCCAACTCGTTACTTGGGGTGGAGCCCAAGTACTGACAAGGCTTAAATGCGAAGAGGTCGTCGTCAAGTTTTTCCTGTTCGCTTTGGTTTTGGATAGCTGAGGGCCCGCTAAGGCAAAGACAATTACGTGACGAGATCCAGAGAAGATTTCCTCAAGTCGAGGGGAAACTTTGGAAGTGACGTTTCTGGTCTCCATCCTATTTCCTAGCAACGAGCGGACAAGTAACGCTTGAGGTGTAAAAGAGTGGAGAGTCAATGAAAAGAATAACACCATTCCACTCCCATTCAAATACGAGATTTACAAAGTCGGGGGTTGAGGGGGCGGAAAGCCTCGCCCTTCACGGGGGTGAACAGCCCCCTTGTATTTAAATACTTCTTTGTGAAATTTCTCTTAGTGGTACTAACGACGCTCCTCCCCAGCTCGAAAGAGGGCTTAACGGGACTGTGGGAGGAGCAACCATCGTCTCTCTTCTCCTTAAGGGACTAGAGCTTTGCGATGAAAGTCCCCTCCTCTTCAAATGGGAGTGGACCTCTGATCCACTCGACTGCCCACCAAACGAGAGATGTAAACCCGAACCGATGGTGGGAACGACGATCCCTCTGGGAGGGAACCATCGCCCTTCCAGGGCGGTGAGAAAGTCAGCCAACGAGAGAAGTAGGAGATAAACTCCTCAAAGTAATGCAAGTTGGAGCGAAAGTGTAAAACGCATTGCTGACGTTGAGAACAATGCGGAAAAGAAGGAAATAAAACAACACCTACGATACTCAACAAATGTTGAAAGATCTGAAAATAGACTGAAGGGACAAGTTTGCTCCAAAGTATTAACAAATTGTGAACAACTAGCTACGGTATAACATCAACGCCCTTCACGAACTGAATAAGATGACGAAAGTGGGAAACTCAGTTATAAGAAGATCACAAAGATCATCAAAAACCAATGGGGTCTCGAAGTTGAGGAGATATACTAATTACTTTAAAAAAGAAAGGATAAAAGTACTCTTCATAGACCATTAGAAGGGGATATAAAAGGAGTGACAATAAAGAGAAATACTACTGGCTGGTACGCAATATTTCAGGTGAAGGTAGAAAAAGAAGCCTCTTGAAAAGACTGGGAAAGTGGTTGGAATAGACCTAGGGGTAGAGAAACTGATAACTACTTCTGACGGAACAGACTAGAGAATTCGAAGTCCTTTGATAAGGTTGAGGAGAGGATAAAGGTTTTGCGAAAGTCATTATCTAGGAAGAAGAAAGGTTCGAGAAACTGTGAGAAGGTCGAGGAAAAACTATCCAAACATCACGAAAATGTGAAGAATTTGACGAATGATTACGTAAACAAGGTGACTTTGTAGCTAGCAGAGCAATACGATGAGATCTACGTTGAAGATTTAACTTCAAGGGGGGTCAAGGGGACGGAAGTCCCCTTCAGCGAGGACGGATGCCCCCCTCGTAGAAACGTTTTGTGATAAAAACCCCAGTGTTTCCCAGACCTAACTGAAAGAGCTGGGTCGCACCCTAGGGGCTGGGGGAACTCACGCCCGTGGAGAGGAAACCCTCCGCGATCCCCCTTCCGTACTGTTCACAGAAAGGTTCCACTGAACCTCCGCTACGGACGGGGATCGAGGTCCCTCCGGGAAGCAGGAAATCCCCACCGGGAGATGCCCCGTCCGCGAGGGCGGGGTAGTTCACGGCTAGGTCAATCCTCTATTACCATCCCCGTGACGACCTTCATCGGACGTCAACTCTAAAACGATCGAAAATCCTTAGTTTTTGAAGGTCAGGAGGGGAAGTCAGGGGACTAAGAGGTTTCTGGGTAGAAGGCGACGGACCTATCTTGCGGATGTGCGTCACAGATCGAGGACCTCTCCTTCCATCCAGCGATCAGACCTGATTTGTGTGGGGGAACGGGTAAGTAACGAGCCAATATAGTTCTGTAAAATGGATCAATATTGTTGAAATGTATTTGCTTCAATAAGGTAGTAGTTAAATAGTAGCTATTTTCACTTGGGTTATATTGCTATATATTCGTAAATAGGGACTAAGTATCTGTCAAGATCTCTAGAAAGAATTACCAATTGGCGCCACTCCTAGGAAGGAGACGAGTTTGAGCGAGGAGGTAGGCCACCATCGACCTGAGACATCCTCGGCCCCTCGAGCTACTGTGAACTGTTTACTTAGATTTACTCAGGGCTTCTGTAAGGAGCCGCTCCACAGGGACTTGCGCGTTCACTTCTCGTCGACTACCTTGTTCCGCATCAGTCCTATTTTCTCTATCTCACACTCTAGGACGTCACCGTCCTTCAGGAAGAAGGGAGTGGGATCGGGCTTCCTGAAGGCGGCCACTCCAGATATGGTTCCTGTGGATATCATGTCTCCTGGGTTGAGGGTGACCCACGAATACCTGGACACTATCTCCTCTATTTTCACGCTGAGCCTTGAGGTCGACCCTACCTGTCTTGGGTCACCGTTCACTCTGAGCTCCATTGCCAAGTTGTGAACGTCTCCTATGTACTCCTTGGGGACTATTGCGGGCCCAAGGACCGTGAACGTGTCCAAATTCTTCCCGAAGTTGAGGAGACCGTTCTTCATTTCTTCCCTCTGGATGTCCCTGGCAGTGACGTCGTTGAATATCGTGAATCCGAATATGGCGCTGAAGGCCTTTCCAACCTCGACGTTCTTTACCTTCCTGCCGATCACTATCGCGAGCTCGAGCTCGTGGTCCAGCTGCTTGACGAAGTGGGGCTTCACTATGTTATCGTCGTGCCCTATCACCGCGTCCGGGTTCTTCAGGAACGAGATCCACTGAGGGATGGGGAACGGCCAGCCGGCCTCCTTACCTTCCTGGGCGTGCTCCCTGAAGTTGCCAGCCGTGTGAATGAACTTGCCCGGCCTCAGGGGGGCCTTGATTTCCACCTGACCTAGGTCGAA
Protein-coding regions in this window:
- a CDS encoding acetyl-CoA C-acetyltransferase → MDVYVVDFLRTAYSRSRPNQPERDVFNSIRMDEAMAELIKASLRRTSVDPKDVGDVIVGCALQVGENWSFGGRHPVLLAGLPPEVPSFALDRQCASSMNAVSVGAMEIATGNSDVVLAGGYEHMTHVPMVNNPHFEPNYRLLTRPEYLKYQMSSGYVMGLTAENLAQESGISREEMDRFSLRSHRLAHKYTEEGWFREEILPLEVEHEGKLIKVDRDQSIRPDTSVEKLAELQPAFKPGGVITAGNSAPYNAGASLVMLASEAKVNQYGLKPLARIRATAWAGVPPHVMGKGPVPASRKALQRAGLKVDDVDFWEINEAFAVVVLYALRELNVPEERVNVHGGAIAIGHPLGATGARLVGTLSRTLHERKGGTGVATLCVGGGQGFSIVLEGV
- a CDS encoding SCP2 sterol-binding domain-containing protein, whose product is MNVVVLVDSLLRRTYPTDLVAQVGGEKVFQFLTEDPFYISLRREGVSVVRGRAPTADVEVEGPSSVVEDVVQGKVSPVDAVLSGALKVRGDLAAAGRLASVVRRVM
- a CDS encoding long-chain-fatty-acid--CoA ligase, encoding MAYDYQLNIKSLLDSAVSRNPNTEVVYKDERYTLSQFRERVARLAQGLHDVGVRQGDVVAVIDWDTMRYMELYFAVPMMGATLHTVNVRYPPEVVLYTMKHADDSYVIVRDEFLPLIEKFKDAFSFVKGWIVYSDDGKARTSLEAHQYSDLLSGPKYDFPELPEETRATMFYTSGTTGMPKGVWFTHRQLVLHAQSVALAGRSDPLALTQRDVYMILVPMFHVHAWGMPYVAVTVGSKYVLPGKYEVPRILELIKREGVTYSAMVPTILYMILNHPGVKEYAQYLKGMRITIGGMALPRGLAAKAKEMGITTVGGYGLSETCPVLTIGVYNAELKDADEETKFRCSISAGTPVPLVELRVVDENMNDVPHDGKTVGEVVVRAPWLTKEYYKDPERTERLWRGGWLHTGDLATMDQYGYVTIVDRESDSIKSGGEFIPTLLLESAISECPGVGEVAVVGVPDQKWGQRPVAFVVKSGEVNERVIRDHLARLVEQGRIQKWWMPDRFVFVDSMPKTSTHKVDKKELRKMIQ
- a CDS encoding acyl-CoA dehydrogenase family protein, with product MIPENLDELRSKAREFAIREFTEDRIRKYEEEEKYPEEIRRKAFEAGFLNMNDPWGMLVAMEEFCRVDPGLGISALSAAFGSEVIMLFGSDYLKRKYLEPVLRGEKISGFAVTEPSAGSDVAGIKSRLERRGKGWILNGEKIFITNGTVADHFYVLARSSPPPSPEKRHHGMTMVVVESSWPGFEATQMKGKLGMRATSTAHIKFHDVEVPEENVIGEEGKGFYYVMTFFDISRIHVATQALGIAQGALDSFVEYVVSNGLGNRESYQFAIAEAATRVHAARLLTYDAADRLFRFSPDPVRTSMAKYFAGETAVHVTDLALRYTGLRGLTSRLEKFYRDAKIEEIWEGTNEVEKLVISRMLLKGKR
- a CDS encoding acyl-CoA dehydrogenase family protein; protein product: MIETFTEDQLLLRSTAKEFAERELSHRAERVEAEGVDAELREKLASAGFLGATVPSKYGGAELDSVGFMLALQEMAKVSPTTALFVLIQNFAGRALATAKLGDSFLPDVVSGKLVATVSLEDALGQGEPLRVEGDRVRGERNYLLLPKADVVLVQGPKLLIALTEGIREVKREVSLGFRGLGLSKVVVDSPLRTFTEVDGDFLGNLLYGASLEVAAIALGMAQGALQRAIDYARSRRAFNALLAEFQPLAFELLQYDSEVRAIERFVYSVEKDSIEAGEAKLMALDLARRTARMSLQVHGGYGYFEYTGVEKFYRDSAALESLTTHYLGERARLANSLLGVEPKY
- a CDS encoding fumarylacetoacetate hydrolase family protein translates to MFDLGQVEIKAPLRPGKFIHTAGNFREHAQEGKEAGWPFPIPQWISFLKNPDAVIGHDDNIVKPHFVKQLDHELELAIVIGRKVKNVEVGKAFSAIFGFTIFNDVTARDIQREEMKNGLLNFGKNLDTFTVLGPAIVPKEYIGDVHNLAMELRVNGDPRQVGSTSRLSVKIEEIVSRYSWVTLNPGDMISTGTISGVAAFRKPDPTPFFLKDGDVLECEIEKIGLMRNKVVDEK
- a CDS encoding 3-hydroxyacyl-CoA dehydrogenase/enoyl-CoA hydratase family protein; protein product: MKVVVVGAGEMGHGIAEVFAIAGHSVGMVDVKREFLEKGLGRIRESLSKLEEKGRLKEPSSVVVARISTSTDLEAAVRDADFVVEAVPEVVDLKRDVFRRLDSSTRPDAILASNTSNIRITTLAEATSHPERVVGMHFFNPAVVMQLVEVIRGERTSEDAVQRTVEVTKNIGKVPVVVRKDVPGFIVNRINAAETLFFCLLVQRGINVQDVDSTARAQGLPMGPYELMDFVGIDVAYHSLEYFAKEVSPDYGQCTVLRDMVNSGSLGKKSGRGFYDWSKGRPEVRGNPGTLDLADVIAIEINEAVKLVEMGVASPQDVETAVKLGMNRPFGPISAAKAFRSSEVAERLERISRELNSTVFSPAQSIREGRMRDVLEGRVQQPTTDAVRLERMGKVALLKINRPRLNLINGEVIEALDRAIEQLWSDQSVTVVLVTGEGENTSAGAELSSFFRDPFQFLEFGRKGERTFRKLSEIPKVTVALMKGYVLGGGLELSLACDIRLATEDAQVGFPEVGLGLVPGWGGTQRLARLIGASRALFYVLTTERMSGKQAAEMGLVNRIVKDEEEALKFASELSDRVAPVAAALAKRLINKAAEVPSDVGLEMESFASGVLFGTEDLKEGISAFMQKRKPQFKGR